A region from the Coleofasciculus sp. FACHB-T130 genome encodes:
- the eno gene encoding phosphopyruvate hydratase produces the protein MINTPDTAIDAIVAREILDSRGRPTVEAEVYLINGVMGLAQVPSGASTGTFEAHELRDEDASRYGGKGVLQAVQNVEEKIAPELLEMDALDQVLVDRTMIELDGSENKSNLGANAILAVSLATAKAGAAALELPLYRYLGSPLSNVLPVPLMNVINGGAHADNNVDFQEFMIVPVGASSFKEALRWGAEVFAALSKVLKDKNLLTGVGDEGGFAPNLESNQAALELLVAAIEKAGYKPGQDVALALDVAASEFYKEGQYVYDGSSHSPADFIEYLGKLVGQYPIVSIEDGLHEEDWENWKLLTEKMGDRVQLIGDDLFVTNPIRLQKGIEQAAANSILIKLNQIGSLTETLETIELATRNGFRSIISHRSGETEDTTIADLAVATRAGQIKTGSLCRSERVAKYNRLLRIEDELGDRAVYAATIGLGPR, from the coding sequence ATGATTAACACGCCAGATACTGCCATCGACGCCATTGTGGCTCGTGAAATTCTCGACTCGCGGGGGCGTCCCACAGTGGAAGCCGAAGTCTATCTGATCAACGGTGTGATGGGATTGGCTCAGGTTCCCAGCGGCGCTTCTACAGGGACTTTTGAAGCCCACGAACTGCGGGATGAGGATGCCAGCCGCTACGGTGGCAAAGGCGTCCTCCAAGCCGTCCAGAATGTCGAGGAGAAAATTGCTCCTGAGTTGTTGGAGATGGATGCGCTCGATCAGGTTTTGGTTGACCGCACGATGATTGAGCTGGATGGCTCGGAAAATAAATCGAATTTGGGAGCAAATGCCATCCTCGCCGTCTCCCTGGCAACTGCCAAAGCGGGTGCAGCGGCTCTGGAATTGCCGCTCTATCGCTATCTTGGGAGTCCCTTATCGAATGTGCTGCCGGTGCCGTTGATGAACGTGATCAATGGCGGTGCCCACGCGGATAATAACGTGGATTTCCAAGAATTTATGATTGTGCCAGTCGGGGCGTCTTCGTTTAAAGAAGCGCTGCGTTGGGGTGCCGAGGTGTTTGCGGCTCTCAGCAAAGTTCTAAAGGACAAAAACTTGCTGACTGGCGTTGGCGATGAAGGCGGTTTTGCTCCTAATTTAGAGTCCAATCAAGCGGCTTTGGAACTATTAGTGGCGGCGATTGAAAAGGCTGGCTATAAACCCGGACAAGACGTGGCGCTGGCGCTAGATGTTGCTGCCAGTGAGTTCTATAAAGAAGGGCAGTATGTCTACGATGGCTCATCTCACTCCCCGGCTGACTTTATTGAGTATCTGGGTAAGTTGGTAGGACAATATCCGATTGTCTCAATTGAGGACGGACTGCACGAAGAAGACTGGGAAAACTGGAAACTATTAACCGAGAAAATGGGCGATCGCGTTCAACTCATCGGCGACGATTTGTTTGTCACGAACCCCATCCGCCTGCAAAAAGGCATCGAGCAAGCCGCCGCTAACTCGATCCTGATTAAACTCAACCAAATTGGTTCTCTCACGGAAACTCTGGAAACCATTGAACTCGCTACTCGCAACGGATTCCGGTCAATCATCAGCCATCGCTCCGGCGAAACTGAAGACACCACGATTGCCGATTTAGCCGTAGCCACGAGAGCCGGACAAATTAAAACAGGTTCGCTTTGTCGCAGCGAACGGGTGGCAAAGTACAACCGACTGCTGCGAATTGAAGATGAATTGGGCGATCGCGCAGTTTATGCCGCTACCATTGGGCTAGGCCCCCGCTAA
- the gloA gene encoding lactoylglutathione lyase: protein MRMLHTMLRVGNLEESLKFYCDVLGMKLLRRKDYPDGKFTLAFVGYGDESDHTVVELTYNWGVEQYNLGDAYGHIALGVDDIYATCNEIKARGGKVSREPGPMKHGSTVIAFVEDPNGYKIELIQLGTQGSAQKSETAEAASR, encoded by the coding sequence ATGCGAATGCTACATACGATGTTGCGAGTCGGCAACCTAGAAGAGTCTTTGAAATTTTACTGCGACGTGCTGGGCATGAAGTTACTGCGCCGCAAAGATTATCCGGATGGGAAGTTCACGCTGGCATTTGTGGGTTACGGTGACGAATCTGACCATACAGTTGTGGAACTAACCTACAACTGGGGCGTAGAGCAGTATAACCTGGGAGATGCCTACGGTCATATAGCTCTTGGCGTTGATGATATTTACGCCACTTGTAACGAAATCAAGGCGCGTGGCGGCAAAGTGTCGCGGGAACCGGGGCCAATGAAGCACGGTTCCACGGTGATAGCTTTTGTGGAAGACCCAAATGGCTACAAGATTGAGCTAATTCAGCTAGGAACTCAGGGATCTGCCCAGAAGTCAGAAACCGCTGAAGCAGCAAGTCGGTAG
- a CDS encoding carbonic anhydrase: protein MKKLIRGLREFQSNYFSEHQELFEQLAHGQKPRVLFITCSDSRIDPNLITQAAVGELFVIRNAGNLIPPFGATNGGEGASVEYAVHALDIQQIVVCGHSHCGAMKGLLKLDSLAAEMPLVHDWLKHAEATRRLIKENYTDLSGEELLEATIAENVLTQIENLRTYPAIRAKLHRGKLSLHAWIYHIETGDVWGYDPIRQEYLPLYSQLSTNQDESVEPKPERIASMLLSPEQAERIYRGSAAR from the coding sequence ATGAAGAAACTGATTAGAGGGCTGCGTGAGTTTCAAAGTAACTACTTCAGCGAACACCAGGAATTGTTTGAGCAACTCGCTCACGGTCAGAAACCGAGGGTACTGTTCATCACCTGCTCTGATTCTCGCATCGATCCGAATTTGATTACTCAAGCGGCTGTCGGCGAACTGTTTGTCATCCGTAATGCTGGCAACCTGATTCCGCCGTTTGGGGCAACGAATGGCGGCGAAGGCGCAAGCGTTGAATACGCCGTTCATGCTTTAGATATTCAGCAAATTGTTGTCTGCGGTCACTCTCACTGCGGTGCAATGAAGGGACTGTTAAAATTGGACAGTTTGGCGGCAGAAATGCCCTTGGTTCACGACTGGTTAAAGCACGCAGAAGCGACACGTCGGCTAATTAAAGAGAACTACACAGACCTTTCAGGTGAAGAACTTCTGGAAGCCACGATTGCTGAGAATGTGTTAACGCAAATTGAAAATCTGCGGACTTATCCAGCAATTCGCGCTAAACTTCACCGAGGCAAACTGTCTCTCCATGCCTGGATTTATCACATTGAAACGGGAGATGTTTGGGGATACGATCCGATTCGTCAGGAGTACCTGCCACTCTACAGTCAACTTTCCACCAATCAGGATGAATCTGTAGAGCCTAAACCTGAGCGAATTGCCTCAATGCTGTTATCTCCGGAGCAAGCAGAACGAATTTACAGGGGTTCTGCCGCGAGATAA
- a CDS encoding carotenoid oxygenase family protein, which produces MTTATKPSTRKAWANAIAQPAQEFPLTPLPLLSGNIPEGLRGTLYRNGPARLERGGIRVGHWFDGDGAILGVHFSDAGASGVYRYVQSEGYQEEAKANQLLYGNYGMTAPGPIWNQWFKPIKNAANTSVLALPDKLLALWEGGKPHALDLQTLETWGLDDLSGLSDGLHYSAHPKRDAQTGEIFNFGVSPGRNATLNIYKSDSTGKILQKGAVQLDGIPMVHDFVLAGQYLVFFVPPVRVNVLPLLTGMSSYSDALEWQPNLGTQFLVFDRETLSLVSRGETEPWYQWHFANGYVDASGSVIVDVVRYEDFQTNQYLKEVATGETRTPAKSTLWQIHLNPAISQVTSIKEVLDRHCEFPVVPQHLVGQASPQTYLSVHRQGVEISQEQFGAIARFDAKTGTLEEADLGENRYPSEPIYAPDALNPEQGWVLTVVYDGNTDTSEVWILNSDRLSEQPACRLGLPSVIPPSFHGTWKPA; this is translated from the coding sequence ATGACCACAGCCACGAAACCGTCAACCCGTAAAGCTTGGGCAAATGCGATCGCCCAACCTGCACAAGAATTTCCCCTGACTCCCCTCCCACTCCTTTCCGGCAACATACCGGAAGGTTTGCGCGGCACCCTCTACCGCAACGGCCCAGCCCGCTTAGAACGTGGCGGCATCCGGGTGGGACACTGGTTTGATGGGGATGGTGCGATTCTAGGGGTGCATTTCAGCGATGCTGGTGCCTCTGGTGTCTATCGCTACGTTCAATCAGAGGGATACCAAGAGGAAGCCAAAGCGAATCAATTGCTCTATGGCAACTATGGCATGACCGCACCAGGCCCCATCTGGAATCAATGGTTCAAACCGATTAAAAATGCCGCCAATACCTCGGTACTCGCTTTGCCGGATAAACTGCTGGCACTGTGGGAAGGCGGCAAACCCCACGCCCTCGACCTGCAAACCCTGGAAACTTGGGGATTAGATGATTTATCGGGACTGAGTGACGGATTACATTATTCCGCTCATCCCAAGCGCGACGCCCAAACTGGGGAAATTTTTAACTTTGGGGTTTCCCCCGGACGGAATGCAACGCTGAATATTTATAAAAGTGACTCTACAGGCAAAATTCTGCAAAAGGGGGCAGTTCAACTAGATGGCATCCCAATGGTGCATGATTTTGTCCTCGCTGGGCAGTATTTAGTCTTTTTCGTGCCGCCAGTGCGAGTGAACGTGCTGCCGTTGCTAACAGGCATGAGCAGCTATAGCGATGCGCTGGAGTGGCAACCAAACCTCGGTACTCAGTTTTTGGTTTTTGACCGCGAAACCCTGTCGTTGGTGAGTCGTGGCGAAACTGAACCCTGGTATCAGTGGCACTTTGCGAACGGCTATGTAGATGCCAGCGGGTCAGTGATTGTGGATGTTGTCCGCTACGAAGACTTTCAGACCAATCAGTATCTCAAGGAAGTCGCGACGGGTGAAACTCGGACTCCTGCCAAGAGTACGCTGTGGCAAATCCATCTCAACCCGGCAATTAGCCAGGTAACAAGCATCAAAGAAGTCTTAGATCGGCACTGTGAGTTCCCGGTTGTACCACAGCATCTGGTTGGTCAAGCTTCGCCCCAAACCTATCTATCGGTACATCGGCAAGGTGTAGAGATTAGCCAAGAACAATTTGGCGCGATCGCTCGTTTTGACGCCAAAACTGGCACCCTAGAGGAAGCCGATTTGGGTGAGAATCGCTATCCCTCAGAACCCATCTATGCCCCTGATGCCCTGAATCCCGAACAGGGTTGGGTGTTAACGGTGGTGTATGACGGCAACACCGACACTAGCGAAGTCTGGATTCTGAATAGCGATCGCCTTTCGGAGCAACCTGCGTGTCGTTTGGGATTACCCAGTGTCATCCCCCCTAGCTTCCACGGCACCTGGAAACCAGCTTAG
- the miaB gene encoding tRNA (N6-isopentenyl adenosine(37)-C2)-methylthiotransferase MiaB, translating into MTTSPRRYHITTFGCQMNKADSERMAGILENMGFEWSEEPENANLILYNTCTIRDNAEQKVYSYLGRQAKRKHEQPDLTLVVAGCVAQQEGEALLRRVPELDLVMGPQHANRLQDLLEQVFNGNQVVATEAVHIIEDITKPRRDSKVTAWVNVIYGCNERCTYCVVPSVRGVEQSRTPEAIRAEMEEVARQGYKEITLLGQNIDAYGRDLPGITAEGRHQNTLTDLLYYVHDVPGIDRIRFATSHPRYFTERLIRACAELPNVCEHFHIPFQSGDNEILKAMGRGYTHEKYRRIIDTIRRYMPDASISADAIVGFPGETEEQFENTLRLVEDIGFDLLNTAAYSPRPGTPAALWENQLSEQVKSDRLQRLNHLVSIKAAQASQRYFGRIEEVLVEDQNTKDPTQVMGRTRGNRLTFFTGNIAELKGQVVKVKITEVRAFSLTGEPLEVHQPVPV; encoded by the coding sequence ATGACCACTTCTCCCCGCCGGTATCACATCACCACCTTTGGCTGCCAGATGAACAAAGCCGACTCAGAGCGTATGGCTGGCATCCTGGAAAATATGGGCTTTGAATGGTCAGAAGAACCTGAAAATGCAAACCTGATCCTCTACAACACCTGCACCATTCGGGATAACGCCGAGCAAAAAGTTTATTCCTATCTAGGCAGACAGGCGAAGCGCAAGCACGAACAACCAGATTTGACACTGGTAGTTGCGGGTTGCGTCGCTCAGCAGGAAGGGGAAGCACTGTTGCGGCGGGTGCCAGAATTAGACTTAGTCATGGGACCACAACACGCCAATCGCCTCCAAGATTTGCTGGAACAAGTTTTCAACGGCAATCAGGTAGTGGCGACTGAGGCAGTTCATATCATTGAAGACATCACCAAGCCGCGCCGCGACAGTAAAGTGACAGCTTGGGTGAATGTAATTTACGGCTGCAATGAACGCTGTACGTACTGCGTGGTTCCCAGCGTTCGCGGCGTCGAGCAATCGCGGACTCCAGAAGCGATTCGTGCCGAAATGGAGGAAGTCGCGCGGCAAGGATATAAGGAAATCACCCTGCTGGGGCAAAATATCGACGCCTACGGGCGGGATTTGCCAGGAATCACGGCAGAAGGGCGTCACCAGAATACGCTCACAGACTTGCTTTATTACGTTCATGATGTGCCGGGAATTGACCGGATTCGCTTTGCAACCAGCCATCCGCGCTATTTCACCGAAAGGTTAATTCGAGCTTGTGCCGAATTGCCCAACGTGTGCGAACATTTCCACATTCCCTTCCAGTCAGGAGATAACGAGATTCTGAAGGCAATGGGACGGGGTTATACCCACGAGAAATATCGCCGCATCATTGACACGATTCGCCGGTATATGCCAGATGCCTCGATTAGTGCGGATGCGATTGTCGGGTTCCCTGGAGAAACCGAGGAACAGTTTGAGAATACGCTGCGGCTGGTGGAAGATATTGGTTTTGACCTGTTAAATACGGCTGCTTATTCTCCGCGTCCGGGAACGCCAGCAGCCCTGTGGGAGAATCAGCTGAGCGAACAGGTAAAAAGCGATCGCCTTCAACGTCTCAATCATTTAGTTTCAATTAAAGCGGCTCAAGCGTCCCAGCGTTACTTCGGTCGCATCGAAGAAGTCTTGGTAGAAGATCAAAATACCAAAGATCCCACCCAGGTGATGGGACGTACGCGGGGCAACCGTCTCACCTTCTTTACCGGCAACATTGCCGAACTCAAAGGTCAAGTGGTGAAAGTCAAAATCACCGAAGTTCGCGCGTTTAGTTTGACCGGGGAACCATTGGAAGTGCATCAGCCAGTGCCGGTATAA